The genomic DNA TGACATTTTCAATCTAGTTTTGAGGTCTGAGGGAGTTGTACAGAGAGTGTTTGCAGAAGTAACTCAAGTTGTAGCAATAAACCATGATGTTGGGGTTAGAGCAGTAACTATCCCCTTACCATCTTTTTGAGCGTGATCTCCACCAGATCTTTGATTCCTTCGTCTGGGTCCTCCTCCGCGGGCTGCCTGATGAGGCTGTTCTTCAGCATGTGAAACATTTCCTCCCTTGAGATGTAATTGTCGCCATTCAAGTCATACACATGAAAGCAGTCTGacccatgcaaaaaaaaagggagtcaTCACCTGGACAATAACTTGGGGTTTTTATGTGTGGGAGTGTAAAGCTAAGCCGTGAAGACAgctcacatttaattttttcatccAAGGTCCCTCGGAGCAAAACGGATAGTCCTTCAATCCACTCCTTCATACTCACAAAGCTGTCGTTGTCTTTGTCAAATGTCCTGAAGACTGTAGGACAGATAATCAGTAGTAGATGGAACAGGCCCAGGTTAACACGTTACTAAGATTAATAAATAACCCATTCTGAATCTTCTCGACAACTCTTTATTTTACAGGTCCATAAATTCCAATTAATTTCCAAGTGATCTAAAAAGTTTCTTGGTAAGACCCACATTGTTTGgtatgaattattatttgtaaATGCTAAGTCAgcaaaaatgaagaatatagtttctgataaaaaaaattaatgagtAATAATGACTTGGGCTTAACTTGAGAAAGTGTGTTCAACTGGAATGCATCTAGAAGTCAATAAGCATAATTGAACTAAAATAACAATTACAGGGAAAATAGAGACGAACTGtatcctttcaaaaaaaattgcaattattATCAGCAATACACACGATACCTCCGTCCATGATCATATCATCGGTCATCCCAAAGATGTTGTGCAGGATGCTCCGGAACTTCCCTCTGTCCAGGCCGGGGGCTGCTCTCCTCGGGGCAGCAGGCTCCCCCAGGAGAACATTATACTCTCTGATAAGGCACTCCACCTCCTTTTTGTTGACTGGGGTCAAAGGAACAATTCCTTACTTTTCACGTTCAACAATTTAGCTGTAGGACATTTTGCCCTTCTTTATGGTAGCTGAAGCTCATTGAAACTATAGATTGGCATGGAATAATAGGACAAGAGACGTTTTGACTGAGTATACTCACAGTGCTCCACTTGTTTAGAGATTTTTTCGGCGAGAGTCTGCAGTAACTTTCTGTTCATCGCAGACATTTGAAGAGGCAGGACGCCGGACACGATGGGCTCGAGTCCTCCGACAGAGGCCATGTTGACATgtggtcaccatggcaaccgtgTACCATTCAAGAAACGGGCTGagactgattttaaaaataaagaaaaacaaatataaacgTAACTGCTACCAGTAAAGAGTACGTTATAGTTTATTCAGTGTGTTGATAAAAGGCAACCGAATTAAACTTAACACCAAACATTTAAgtaaagtgtattttatttacaagaagtttagtgatttattttttaatatgggtaattaaataaaagtatacCGCTACTGTAAAAGAGCCTCCTTTAATGATCATTAACTATATCTAATAGTTCATCATTTAGCACAGCTGCTGCACATAACTCGCCATGTTCAACGTATGAATCATTTGGCCTTTCAAAATGTAGAAGAACAAAATATACTTCCTTTTACTTCTCGTAGAAAATAAATGAgcgcctacattacccacaatgcacacacacgccaccAGTTGGATTcaataataaagtaataaagtaGCGCGAACCCAGCGCCTCAAGCCTCAAGCAGAGACAGGTCTGTCGGACTCACCTCGGAGTCCACCACTTATTTTCTTAATAGTAAACCATCGTTGTCAACCACAACGTTTTCCACATACGCAGGAAAAATGAATTCCCAGTTCATTTCCTTATTTTTATCCCCAAAGCGAGACTTAGGCAAAATGACTCAAGACTCAATAATCCATTACATTCAGATAATCTCACgaaaaattaattttacaaTAGGATCATACATTTCAAAAGGATAATGCTAGATTCATggataagacaaaaaaacacattaagtcTTAATTagactttattttgaaaagccagATAACACTAGTTCCGGTTTCATTTCCGCTTCAAACAGGAATACCAAGATCGTCATCTGCTGGACAGAAGTTGTCGCTCACATTTGTGTACTActaaactactactactaatgtCTTCCTCTACTTTCGTCTGGTAAATAAAGGTGGGGAAAGTGAGGCCTCCTCATGTTCCCCTTGTCAATGAGTGGATCAGAACACTATTACAAATGCACTTGTGTGAGATAAgtaagactggaaaaaaaacatacaaatgagTCATTTGAAATTCAGACTAATTACTAATCTACGCCATTAATTCACAATATTGCACAACTCCACTcaatttgtgtgtttacatgtatgaacaacagaaataaaCTAGTGTATGACTGTATCATTGTGACAGAGAGGTTAAATATGCTTTTGTGCTGAGTGTTCTTTCAGTCCGACTGTTGAACATTTGATCAGTGTGTCTGAGTCACTCGGACCGGTTGGTGAGGTTAGTTCGGATTGATAGCGTTGCGTCAACCCAGTGGTTTGGGTTTTCGATCATGGAGGTCCACACGGCTACCTCCTGTTCTGTGGAGTCCATCCAGCTGACAGCCTCGCCGTAACTCTGACCTGCCATcaagagcaaaaacaacacctttttcattattcatgttgAAGAAAATCCTCGCTGTGACCCAGACACTGAGGAATGTGGCATGATGCAAACAATCCTAACAGCTGACCCACTGTTTTTATGTACATATTGTGTATTTCCTTgtgttatttttgcataaaacAAAGCTATGGCGGCATGCGATGCATCCCTGACAGCCAACATGAGAAACCATAATCACAAACCCAAAACTCTATAGTAGTTGGCCCCACCCACTGAATACTACAACTTATAGTTGAAAATCAGAATCTTCACATCCTAGCAATCTACTAGGCAATCTATCATCCCTCTTTAGGAAAACCCACAATTAGACATAAGACAAGGTTCTTGCACCGCCCCCATGCATCCGACTGTCCAGGTGGAAGATTATGATACCAAACAACCCAGTATTGGATAAATAGCAATGCACCGGTCACTCTCGTGACCTAGAAATGACCTCGCTCTGATAACATGACCATCTGAAATGCCTGAAATGCCAAAGGACCAAAATGACACGCAATGTGTAGCACTGGACTGAAATTCTGTCACCAtaccactgtctgtctgtcaccctTGTCTGAGAGGCTTTTAGGGGGAAGACGGGAGTGTTGGttctttttcaaactgtttccaaCAATATTGTCCGTCACAAATGTCCTAAGCTCACCAAACCCCCTCCaaaataatggaataaaaaaaaaatcaagaatatATCAGAATGTGAATTTGTCTGTGCATTTGCCCGTCTTCATTTACAGCATGTCCTTAATAGGAACAAAGTATTGAAAACAagctgttcttttttaaatgtaaatatgaattcaagtattaaaacaaacagtgcaGAGACTCTCACCAGTTCCACAGCTCAGACGAATCCCTCCCAACACGCGTCTCTTTAGCCCCTCTCGGTGCCAGACCACGAGCTCGGCGCAGGCCTCTCTCAGGTCGCTGGTGTGGAAGCCATCATACACCATGGTGTGGTTGTAGGTGGGGCTGATGGAATGCTTCACCACTCGCGTCTTCTGACCACTTTGTCTACTGGCATCTGGGAGTATGTAGCTTTCGGGTTTTCAAATATGACACAATAATGAATGATTGTGAATGTAAGAATCAACCAGGATTCAATTATTGAAATTGTGGGTCAATGTAGATggattaaatgttttaaatgagcaTTAAACATATGGTCATGCTTGTACATTATATAAATGGGGTTACACTAACTTCAGTGTGTTTAAAACCTAACCTTGCCTTTCAAAAATCTTTTTATAGATTTAATGCTGCATTTAGGAGATGGACTCCATCTGACTACTAGAGATGACTCAAAAAGGAAACATACAACATATATCTTACCTGCTGGTACAAGTATGGTGATGCAACATGATGAATgttaatataattaaaatgttgctaaaaataaaagtgttgaCGGCAAAATATCAGGAAATATGATGCCGAGCTGACATACCTTCTAACAAATGAGTCTATGGCGCCTCCTTTGTTGGACAGGAGACCTTGAGCCTCCCGAAGCCAGATGTAAAGCTCTCCTGTCAGTGGCAGACCTCTaccttaaaacacacacacacacacacacacacacacacacacacacacacacacacacacacacacacacacacacacacacacacacacacacacacacacacacacacacacacacacacacacacacacacacacacacacacacacacacaatgtataaTTTGAATGTGATATTGAGATGGGACATAATGTACATCCGTGATGTATGTGCGTCGCTCACCCTCGGATCCATCTGGGGTGAACTTAATAGAGAGCGTGATGGTCCCACGACTGCTAATGGAGTCTGGATTCAAATGAAACTgtgatgaggagaggggagaagaggagagggaaagaaagaaaataaatgaaagcagaggaaaagacaaaggaagaaaaagaggggggaaaagcgAGAAGAAGGGAAGCAGAAGTGTGGAAGCAGGAAAAGATTAAGGTTACATAAAACCTTAGTTGATATTCACAGCatgtcttcctctcccttcagCTCTGCTAGACACAAGAGGCACTCCTCCTCGTATTCCTCGTCTTTGTCAAAGCTGCTGTTACACAGACATGCAGGCACTAAACAAACATACGTACAGGCATCATATTCTTATGGTAAATATTAGCCTGGGAGTAATCAACCAAATATGCTAGGTTGTGAGACTACATGGGCGTGTATTTGCATGAAAGTCATTTATACGTGCTCGTCTTTACCCGTGGCTGCAGGTCCTGCCACAGTGGCCGGGTGCAGGTCCAGTCCCAGAGGCCCAGGgccacctccacctcacccAGGAACACGTTCCTCCCAAGGGCCTCGGCATGCCACACCGACAGGTTCAAGGTTCGACTTCGCAGCTCCCCAATTCTCACTTTATACTGAAAGGGTGTAAATAGACTTGGACAGTTAACATCTAGCAGGATGGAAGGGACCTATGGTCAATGTAGAAATGAGCTACAAGAAGTAGACTTTAAATCTGGTAATTTTTTGAAAGGAAATAAGTGACTGCAGTGCATTTTGCAGAACACATTGAGGAGAGCTCAAGGACAAACAGCAGATGGAGGATTTCTGCCAAGGCTGCCACTTATATGTGATATGTAAAAGAGAGAGTGTCTCACTCGGAGTGTCTGATCGTAAACTGGGTTGagtgtcttcttcttcaccgAAGTTTTCTTCTTACTGTGACTCGACTTGTCCGGCAAAAGATAGGTTTTTACATATCTGtgaaacattcaaacacacacagacatcataTGACTGATTTTGTCTGCAACACTGTTGCTGCATTATGCATTTTTCACTTGGACATGCAAGCACCGCGACTTACGGGTCAGAGCGGTTCTTGCGCACTGAAGCAATGTCCTCGCAGCAATAGACCCTGACTTGCAGCTCCTCCTCGTGGGTCTCGTAAACCAGTGAGAACTGGATACGGCCCCTCACCTCCACCATCCCAAAATCGCCTGAGCTGAACAGACTCATCATGCTTCCACTgagctacaacacacacacacacacgcagaacaAAGATCAGTACCTACGTCATTGTCCTCAGCTGAGTCATATTGCGTCGCAAGAAGGCCAATTAATCAATTGTGCGTGagtgcacgcgcgtgtgtggaaggtgtgtgtgtggaaggtgtgtgtgtgtgtgtatgcatacaGTATAGCTTGAATGAAGGCTGCTGGTGGAACTGCTGGTTTTCAGAGAAGCTGTCAGGTTGCTGCTCAGAGAGTCAGTGTCCCCGTTGTGACAGTCAAAGTCGTCcttaaatgacacacacacacacacacacgattctCGGATACTGCGTCACTACTAATCATCCATCAAATCCTGCGTCGTGTCATGTCCTTTAACTAGTCTATTAGATCTTATTCCCGGAAAATGTGTTAttgaattatacatttaaattatttaaaacactgactgtgtgtCGGTGGAGTATCTGAATAGAAAGTGGAATAGTTAAAAGAagtatttatacatttgtcATGATAGTCTGGGAAAGTGGTTGCATTATAATCACCTCAGTTTCCGCTGAGTGGCCAATACTTCTACTGTCAAACTCTATGAACAGAATAATGAGTAAATATTAGTACGGAGAGATATTAAGACTTGTACAGAGCCAGTGAGGAAGAAACGTTCATACCTTTGGACGATAAGGAACCATTTCTATGCTGGAGACCCTGGAATTTAAGATGATTTATTCATAGATGATTATTTTAGAAAACAATTTCAAATCTGGAAACAATAATTATGAATGCATACACAGACCTGTGCTAGAAGATTTTTTGTTCCAGGTTTCAAATTTCTTTGACTCCTGACAACACAAATAAGAAAAGGGGAAATGTAGTTTCACAAAAACGTTTCAACGAgtgataatgattttttttctctcctcgctAACCCTTCATACTCTTCCTTGTTGTCCTTCAGTCTACGCTCTGCAGCAGGAGAGGTGTCGTTATGTTTCGCCGTTCTCTCTCCATTAAACAGTCCACTCAGGGGCACATctgtaaccatagcaacaacaacataccCCATCATTGGGATATCCCTCTAACAGCAGATAAACAGCCCTCACAGGCCCAGTAATTGTAGCAATGCATTAACTGGAAACCGACCTGtgctctttgtcttcctgtggCGTATGGTGGCGTGAACAAGGTCGCTGCCCGACGTCGGGTCGCGATGGCGCTTGCTGCACTCCTCGCTGAACCATTGCCCTGACAGGGTGCGCAGACGCTCCGggtccgtctctctctgctggaggaTCCTGCAGTGGGTGACACAGGGTCCAGTTAAACAGCAAACAATCACAACCTCCTGTCTGCAAAAGTCAGCTGGTGTCACGTGACGGCTGAAACTTAACACAGAGAGAGTTTTCAGTCACTGCTGTCATGTATGTCAGTCATATGCAAATACACTGTAGTTATTTGACTCTCCCCGCTGAGGTTTTAATTGACCACTAAGACCacaatatactttttttcaaCCTAAAACTACAACATaaaggtgacaaattaaaggatacaaaataataattgagtGGAGAAACATAACAAATGCAGATATGTCTTTCAAATGCTTAAAACAATGATGTATTTAACATCCTATCATGCTCTCTGACTTGTCCCTTTTTACTGATGCCCCTTTGGTCGTGTGATGAAACATCTCTATCCTGGTGGGAGCAGTGTCTTCCACGATGACAAAGCCCTATCCACAGTGCACAACAGCTCTCTGAATGATGTTGAATTCAATtggaaattatgaaaatgatcagaATCATATGCTGTGGCCCTTCATAGTTGCAGAATGTCAACCCAATTGAACCTGAAGGGTCAGATTTTAGATCTCAAGTGTTCCTCAAGGCACCGAATGGGGCGTGTATAATCCACACCATGGTGCACGGAAGCTGTTCTGGAAGCTCGTGATGGTCCAGTGCCTTACAGAAatttaataatgattttttccccctgctaaTTTGTCACCCTTCTGTAGATTAGCGTTTATTACTGGACACTGTAATGTTAAGGGAAGTGGCCCCTAAAGGGATAAACAATCACCTCTGACCTTACACGTCCTTCATCGCGACGACGCAACTCCAAGTCCCGTTGTACGACCTGGAGGATCACCGACTGCTCCTGTTCAGTCAGGTGACTCAGGTCAAGAGAAGAGTCAACCcgctccccctccatccctgaGAGAGAAGCACATATGAACACAATCCTTAAACGAGTAGGTGGAAACTATTAATCTCTATACACTTATGTCCTGTTGGTAATGGTTTAATAGAATATACTTTCATTATAATACAATTTTGAAAGCATTAGAACCTAAACTTAGTCCTGTATAATATTACAGTTGCTGCAGCAAACTATTGGAACGATTTGTCACTTAATTTGATCTTTATAGACATTCAGAAGACAGTATGTGGTACAGTATTATTGAAGCACTGTGTACTTGTGACCCTCATCACATGTTGCACATGCCAGTGAGTTGTGAGTAGTTACGCAatggagttattttttttcccttcgcAGATcgtttcatttaaataaatattgaagcCTGAAAGGATTTTTAGTTTTCCCCAAAATAAATAAGcaaagattttaaaagaaaatcaataaaagaCTTATTTTCGCTGCATATCCTCTCAAGAACCCCTTTGGAGGGGCACTGAGCGacaggttgggaaccactgtgCACTTTGAAATCAAGTGTCCTCCCCTGGTTGTGGTACCTCAGTGGGCCAGGACCCATGCTGTTCCAGGCAGGCTATTCCTGTCCTGTTGTGACTTTCATCCCTGCCTGAGCCAAATGCATGTTGACTGTCTATCAAAACTACAAAAAGGTTTGAAAATAAGTTTGAATTATAATTTAAACTTCCATACCATAAGATAAGATACTATACGCTTTATTGTCCTAATAGTGAAATAGGTCTCGGACTGAAGacaaatagtgtgtgtgtgtgtgtgtgtgtgtgtgtgccttcagGTTAGTTACCTTTTGAGTAATTCGCGCATGCGCAGATCGGTTCTCTGGCCCAAGCGGTTAGGAGTTAGACAAACAGGATATCATAGAGAGAGAGCACCACAGCTCTCACAACCTGACACCTAAAACAACACAGATAATAATTATATTGAGGTGTGGAGTAAATTACATGGAGTgcatcattttgtttctctaaATAACAATATTTCTACGACTTCTGCATTGAATGTACTCAATTTCCTAATCGGTTGCTGAGCTTGTTCACACAAAGTAGGACGACTGTAATATGTCATGTTATATTTCttgaaaggagaaggagaagtgaCTGGTCGTTACTATTTATAGGACGATGGGGGAAACGGGTCCGTGTGGCACTCGCACCGCGAGAGAGAGGACACCTGCTGAcactttaaaactttttttttttttttttttttttttgccattttcggATCAATAACTAAACTTTCCGCTGACACgaacatctgcacacacagagagaaacaaacaagaatGAAACGAAGAACTTTGTTTACCTCACTTGACAGCTCCCGCCGCTTCCATTTGCGAGGAAAGTTTTAGTGCAGAAGTTTTGTCCTGAGTGCGGTGGTggatgtgtccgtgtgtgtgtccgtgtgtgtgtgtgtgtgtgtccgtgtccgtgtgtgtgtgtgtgtgtgtctcgagGGAACGCGCCCTCTAGAGGACGCGCTCAGCTGGGGCGCCGAGCACGAGGCGgaacaaacagagagggaggatgacagtgtgtgtgtgtgtgtgtgtgtgtgcattcattccctagccccttaccctcACCTTAATTCCAAAAGCAAGTTTTAACCCCCCAGTAATCCTTTGTaaaaggggttagggttagttgtGCTCACTCCGCATGTTCCAAATGGTCCTAACAATGTACAAACACTTACACAAACACGGATGTTTTGCCACTACCTGCAGGGTGGAGGTGGGATATAATTCTCCTTCTTGTGAGTGTCCACACCTGCTAAACACACACTTGGCCACAAACTGACAGAGGCTACTCCTGCTGCACCTAGtcctctgtaaacacacacacacacacaggcttacATAGCTTCCTGCTAGTGCTTGCTTTAAAGTTGGAGATAGAACAGCCAGCAGCCTCAACTTTAGTGTGGACTGGTAATGTGTGTTGAAAAAGCTTTCCCTTTCGTCACtggcattgtttttgtgtttgtgtgtaggggGAGGGTCAGACCTTTATTCAGCCCTGTCCTTTGTCAATGGACTTGGACGAAGGCCACAGTCGGCCAAGTTGGGAggctttttatttgtgtgggcTCATTCAAGCCTGTAGGTTCTGCCTCAGACAGCGACCGGTGCATCCAACCAgcccatcctgctgctgctcccccaaAGGCCTCCACCATCGCTCTGTTCCCGCCGCACACGCCGCGATCCACACTGACACCCACATATCTCGGGACAGATCATTCTTATCTGCACATGCCTGTGGTCGTACCCAGTTTAAATTCAAATCTGTTCACTCGCCCTGCTGGTGCAGGCAAATAAGCATTCAACAGATACTGTACAATCTCTCACAGTGATTACCACTTCCTAATTGGCATGCGAGACAaacatgactcacacacacacacacacacacacacacactgagagaaacAGGTATTTATTATTCGTTTATTCAGACTGCCAGTGAAGCATTTTATAATCACAAACCTTACCAGTATTAACATGAGTAAACAGCGTTATTAAAGGGTTAAATTTGATATGTATATCATGTAAATAAGAGCAATCAAAAGTGAAATCTCcatgaaaatgaacttcatgacagcaacaaaaaaaacacagagacatttgTGAGGGTTCTTTTTTGGAAGAACCCTCTCTACATCTAATACGTCTAAAATGTCATAGATTATAATGTGTAATTTACTACTTTCCCACAAGTGGGGTTTTATGGACCTCTGGGAGTCCACAAGATTTCTCCTAAGTTCCCCAGACAAGCTATTTCACTCACCACAAGTTGAtgtataaaatacatacataggAAACAATAGTTTTAGCTTTTGAA from Scophthalmus maximus strain ysfricsl-2021 chromosome 22, ASM2237912v1, whole genome shotgun sequence includes the following:
- the sytl1 gene encoding synaptotagmin-like protein 1 isoform X1, with the translated sequence MEGERVDSSLDLSHLTEQEQSVILQVVQRDLELRRRDEGRVRILQQRETDPERLRTLSGQWFSEECSKRHRDPTSGSDLVHATIRHRKTKSTDVPLSGLFNGERTAKHNDTSPAAERRLKDNKEEYEGSQRNLKPGTKNLLAQGLQHRNGSLSSKEFDSRSIGHSAETEDDFDCHNGDTDSLSSNLTASLKTSSSTSSLHSSYTLSGSMMSLFSSGDFGMVEVRGRIQFSLVYETHEEELQVRVYCCEDIASVRKNRSDPYVKTYLLPDKSSHSKKKTSVKKKTLNPVYDQTLRYKVRIGELRSRTLNLSVWHAEALGRNVFLGEVEVALGLWDWTCTRPLWQDLQPRFHLNPDSISSRGTITLSIKFTPDGSEGRGLPLTGELYIWLREAQGLLSNKGGAIDSFVRSYILPDASRQSGQKTRVVKHSISPTYNHTMVYDGFHTSDLREACAELVVWHREGLKRRVLGGIRLSCGTGQSYGEAVSWMDSTEQEVAVWTSMIENPNHWVDATLSIRTNLTNRSE
- the efcab1 gene encoding EF-hand calcium-binding domain-containing protein 1 → MASVGGLEPIVSGVLPLQMSAMNRKLLQTLAEKISKQVEHFNKKEVECLIREYNVLLGEPAAPRRAAPGLDRGKFRSILHNIFGMTDDMIMDGVFRTFDKDNDSFVSMKEWIEGLSVLLRGTLDEKIKYCFHVYDLNGDNYISREEMFHMLKNSLIRQPAEEDPDEGIKDLVEITLKKMDHDHDGRLSFGDFEKAVNEQNLLLEAFGTCLPDTTSTETFEKRVFREQLKQ
- the sytl1 gene encoding synaptotagmin-like protein 1 isoform X2 — its product is MEGERVDSSLDLSHLTEQEQSVILQVVQRDLELRRRDEGRVRILQQRETDPERLRTLSGQWFSEECSKRHRDPTSGSDLVHATIRHRKTKSTDVPLSGLFNGERTAKHNDTSPAAERRLKDNKEESQRNLKPGTKNLLAQGLQHRNGSLSSKEFDSRSIGHSAETEDDFDCHNGDTDSLSSNLTASLKTSSSTSSLHSSYTLSGSMMSLFSSGDFGMVEVRGRIQFSLVYETHEEELQVRVYCCEDIASVRKNRSDPYVKTYLLPDKSSHSKKKTSVKKKTLNPVYDQTLRYKVRIGELRSRTLNLSVWHAEALGRNVFLGEVEVALGLWDWTCTRPLWQDLQPRFHLNPDSISSRGTITLSIKFTPDGSEGRGLPLTGELYIWLREAQGLLSNKGGAIDSFVRSYILPDASRQSGQKTRVVKHSISPTYNHTMVYDGFHTSDLREACAELVVWHREGLKRRVLGGIRLSCGTGQSYGEAVSWMDSTEQEVAVWTSMIENPNHWVDATLSIRTNLTNRSE